In one window of Flavobacterium ginsengisoli DNA:
- a CDS encoding DUF6929 family protein, giving the protein MEKFTLEILFHIIGIGSASGLFLNNNSLYVIGDNSGFLYEYNIENKQLNQHPLIDNPTQNIPKNLKPDFESLTHHNDTLYVFGSGSTENRNKMIAFDIKSKTILQKNNLVDLYAVMQNFGEIKPEDFNLEGAIFDGENWYLFNRGNGVSNKNTIFTIHAKNLGEEFALISVNYKLPKIKGVRSSFTDAILVDDKIYFLSTAEDTKSTYDDGTILGSFIGRIDVKTMKIDFTQKITATNKFEGLTFYKKENNKIEFLLCEDNDTELLETKIYKLTLQIK; this is encoded by the coding sequence ATGGAAAAATTCACATTAGAAATATTATTTCACATTATCGGAATCGGTTCTGCATCAGGATTATTTTTAAATAATAACTCTCTTTACGTAATTGGCGACAACAGCGGATTTCTTTATGAATATAACATCGAAAACAAACAATTAAATCAGCATCCTTTAATTGACAATCCAACACAAAATATTCCTAAGAATCTAAAACCTGATTTTGAATCTTTAACACATCACAACGACACCTTGTATGTTTTTGGTTCTGGCTCAACCGAAAATCGAAATAAAATGATTGCGTTTGATATCAAATCAAAAACGATTTTACAAAAGAATAATTTAGTCGATTTATACGCTGTAATGCAGAATTTCGGAGAAATAAAACCCGAAGATTTCAATTTGGAAGGTGCAATTTTTGACGGAGAAAATTGGTATTTATTCAATCGCGGAAACGGCGTTTCTAACAAAAACACGATTTTTACCATTCACGCCAAAAATCTAGGAGAAGAATTTGCCTTGATTTCTGTCAATTATAAACTCCCAAAAATAAAAGGTGTTCGTTCTAGCTTTACCGATGCTATTTTGGTCGATGATAAAATCTACTTCCTTTCAACTGCAGAAGATACCAAATCTACTTATGACGATGGCACAATTTTAGGAAGTTTCATTGGAAGAATCGATGTTAAAACGATGAAAATAGATTTCACTCAAAAAATTACAGCAACCAATAAATTTGAAGGCCTGACTTTCTACAAAAAAGAAAACAATAAAATAGAGTTTTTACTTTGTGAAGATAATGACACCGAGCTTTTAGAAACAAAGATTTATAAGTTGACTTTGCAGATTAAGTAA
- a CDS encoding PPK2 family polyphosphate kinase: MKSIDPKDFKVVEKIKLKEIPTLLSIKADDDEKEEKLDKVQAKLSDLQDVMYAHNKYAVLICLQGMDTSGKDSLIREVFKEFNARGVVVHSFKTPTSAELEHDYLWRHYIALPEKGKFAIFNRTHYENVLVTRVHPEYILGENLPGINSVDDITPDFWKNRIEQINNFEKHIAQNGTIVMKFYLHLSKEEQRQRLLRRLEEEKHNWKFSPGDLKERGYWDEYMKYYEEAINKTSTSHAPWYIVPADDKEMSRYIVAKIIWEEMKKHTDITEPELDEKTAANIELYKKELGEKVK; encoded by the coding sequence ATGAAATCAATAGATCCGAAAGATTTTAAAGTTGTTGAGAAAATTAAGCTCAAGGAAATTCCGACTTTATTATCTATAAAAGCCGATGACGACGAAAAAGAAGAGAAATTAGATAAGGTTCAAGCCAAATTAAGCGATTTACAAGATGTAATGTATGCTCACAATAAATATGCGGTTCTTATTTGTCTTCAGGGAATGGATACTTCGGGAAAGGATAGCTTGATTCGTGAAGTTTTTAAAGAATTTAATGCACGTGGCGTAGTGGTGCACAGTTTTAAAACGCCAACTTCGGCAGAGTTAGAGCATGATTATTTATGGAGGCATTATATTGCACTTCCAGAAAAAGGAAAGTTTGCCATTTTTAATAGAACGCATTACGAGAATGTTTTGGTTACGCGCGTGCATCCTGAATATATTTTGGGAGAAAACTTGCCAGGAATAAATTCTGTAGACGATATCACACCCGATTTTTGGAAAAATAGAATTGAACAAATCAATAATTTTGAAAAGCATATTGCTCAAAATGGTACAATCGTGATGAAGTTCTATCTTCATTTAAGTAAGGAAGAACAGCGTCAGCGTTTATTGCGACGTTTGGAGGAAGAAAAACACAATTGGAAATTTTCGCCAGGTGATTTGAAAGAACGTGGGTATTGGGATGAATATATGAAGTATTATGAAGAAGCTATAAATAAAACATCGACTTCGCATGCGCCTTGGTATATTGTTCCCGCAGACGACAAAGAAATGTCTCGCTATATTGTAGCTAAAATTATTTGGGAAGAAATGAAAAAACACACTGATATTACAGAACCTGAACTAGACGAAAAAACAGCGGCAAATATCGAATTGTATAAAAAGGAATTAGGAGAGAAGGTGAAATAA
- a CDS encoding phospholipid scramblase-related protein, which yields MNPILSQNLFLVKEHIGMFKAANNYDIYHPENNQIIMNCRENNLGFFTKIFRFTDYKRATPFNIEITTASGEKLITVRRDIAIFRSTVEVLDEKDHLIGTFKQKFFSIGGKFDILDKNEKPVATLQGKWTGWDFKFSHEGKQLAQVNKKWAGLGKEFFTTADNYALQIEDSVPADSSLRQLILGAVMCIDMVLKE from the coding sequence ATGAATCCTATTTTAAGCCAAAATTTATTTTTAGTAAAAGAACATATCGGAATGTTCAAAGCCGCAAATAACTACGATATCTATCATCCAGAAAACAATCAAATTATTATGAACTGCCGAGAAAACAATCTTGGTTTTTTCACAAAAATATTCCGCTTTACAGATTATAAAAGAGCAACTCCATTTAATATTGAAATTACAACTGCTTCTGGCGAAAAGCTAATTACGGTAAGAAGAGATATTGCCATCTTTAGATCAACTGTCGAAGTGTTGGATGAAAAAGATCATTTGATTGGAACTTTCAAACAAAAGTTCTTTTCTATTGGAGGAAAGTTTGATATTCTGGATAAAAACGAAAAACCTGTTGCAACGCTTCAAGGAAAATGGACGGGTTGGGATTTTAAATTCTCACATGAAGGCAAACAATTGGCTCAAGTAAATAAAAAATGGGCCGGATTAGGAAAAGAATTTTTTACAACTGCTGATAATTATGCGCTTCAAATTGAAGATTCAGTTCCAGCTGATAGTTCGTTGAGACAATTGATATTAGGAGCTGTAATGTGTATTGACATGGTTCTAAAAGAATAA
- a CDS encoding SIMPL domain-containing protein (The SIMPL domain is named for its presence in mouse protein SIMPL (signalling molecule that associates with mouse pelle-like kinase). Bacterial member BP26, from Brucella, was shown to assemble into a channel-like structure, while YggE from E. coli has been associated with resistance to oxidative stress.) yields MKKIKLLINGKAILNAKLTAESFTKPLNQKVGNSIQISNFEDISQQLYGRAAGIVVNTGYGGKRYESESAPSEPVIEFEKIKISSSVQVRFLIE; encoded by the coding sequence ATGAAAAAAATCAAACTTTTAATTAATGGTAAAGCGATATTGAATGCGAAACTAACAGCAGAAAGTTTTACTAAACCTTTAAATCAAAAAGTTGGGAATTCTATACAAATTAGCAATTTTGAAGATATTTCCCAACAATTATATGGCAGAGCTGCTGGTATTGTCGTAAACACTGGTTATGGTGGAAAAAGATACGAAAGTGAAAGTGCACCGAGCGAACCTGTTATAGAATTCGAAAAAATTAAAATATCCAGCTCAGTACAAGTCCGATTTCTCATAGAATAA
- a CDS encoding RNA polymerase sigma factor → MHRDAQREVYEYMAPKLYRLCKRYLKKEEEIEEALADSFFTIFTKLDQLKEAYAFEAWAKRITVNHCLATIRKATNFNMYLDDVKLISQPSVDELNTLEEEDLLNLLNHIPDGCKTVFNLFVIEGYGHKEIAEMLKISEGTSKSQLNAAKTKLKELVNKLYYQKAK, encoded by the coding sequence ATGCACCGCGATGCCCAACGCGAAGTGTATGAATACATGGCGCCTAAGTTGTACCGCCTTTGCAAAAGATATTTAAAGAAGGAAGAAGAAATAGAAGAAGCTTTGGCCGATTCTTTCTTTACTATTTTCACCAAACTAGATCAGTTAAAAGAAGCATATGCTTTTGAAGCTTGGGCTAAAAGAATAACTGTAAATCATTGTTTGGCAACTATTAGAAAAGCAACCAACTTCAACATGTATTTAGACGACGTAAAGCTAATTTCTCAGCCTTCTGTCGATGAACTAAATACGTTGGAAGAAGAAGATTTGCTTAATTTATTAAACCACATTCCAGACGGCTGTAAAACGGTTTTTAACCTTTTTGTCATTGAAGGTTATGGACACAAAGAAATAGCCGAAATGCTAAAGATTTCTGAAGGCACCTCAAAATCACAATTGAATGCCGCTAAGACCAAACTGAAAGAACTGGTTAATAAATTGTATTATCAAAAAGCAAAATAG
- a CDS encoding vWA domain-containing protein, with protein sequence MKSLKLISSAIAMLICFVSMAQERTISGTVTDKSNLPLPGVQITIKGTKKYSQTDYDGNYSIQAKKGDALVFSYVGMDSQTIYVKDSNIINVVLKENNAQLQEVVVVGYGVQKKSMVTGSVSERKGKRTKIQAESNSLYTPSPTITIRGNESVSPKNEPLYIIDGVPAKANQMAKINPNDIDNVSVLKDQAATSIYGSKASNGVVIISTKNEIYKNLTEKELDKKLKILPIPTEPTQEDYDSFVENAFESPKTAPLSTFSIDVDNASYTNIRRFLNNGQQVPKDAVRVEEMVNFFKYTYPQPKNEHPFSINTEVSDSPWNSNNKILKIGLQGKNIPTQDLPASNLVFLIDVSGSMEDMNKLPLLKQSLKILVDELRPKDKVAIVVYAGAAGMVLPPTSGDDKKTIINALDNLQAGGSTAGGAGIELAYKIVAENFIKSGNNRVILATDGDFNVGSSSNSDMEKLIEEKRKTGVFLTCLGYGMGNYKDSKMEILADKGNGNYAYIDNIQEANRFLGKEFKGSMFAIAKDVKIQIEFNPKQVQAYRLIGYENRKLRPEDFKNDAIDAGELGSNHTVTALYEIIPTGVKSDYLAEQPDNLKYTKTETNSNNYNGELATIKFRYKKPDGEKSIEMVQVIENKSVVLEKASDDMKFSSAVAWFGLKLRDSKLIADKSSDEIVKLAKQGNSNDEEGYKAEFIRLVETSKQYN encoded by the coding sequence ATGAAAAGTCTAAAACTTATTTCATCAGCCATTGCTATGCTTATATGTTTCGTAAGTATGGCGCAAGAAAGAACGATTTCTGGAACTGTCACAGATAAATCTAATTTACCGCTTCCTGGAGTTCAGATAACGATCAAAGGAACTAAAAAATATAGTCAAACTGATTATGATGGAAACTACTCTATTCAAGCCAAAAAAGGAGATGCCCTTGTTTTTAGTTACGTAGGAATGGATTCTCAAACTATTTATGTTAAAGATTCTAACATAATTAATGTAGTCCTAAAAGAAAATAATGCTCAACTTCAAGAAGTGGTAGTGGTTGGATATGGTGTCCAAAAAAAATCAATGGTAACTGGTTCAGTCTCGGAACGTAAAGGAAAAAGAACAAAAATTCAAGCTGAAAGTAATTCCCTTTACACTCCAAGCCCAACTATTACTATTCGCGGAAATGAATCTGTTTCTCCAAAAAATGAACCGCTGTATATTATTGACGGAGTTCCTGCAAAAGCCAACCAAATGGCAAAAATAAATCCGAATGATATTGATAATGTTTCGGTTTTAAAAGATCAAGCTGCAACTTCGATTTATGGAAGTAAAGCTTCAAATGGTGTTGTGATTATTTCAACCAAAAACGAAATCTACAAAAACCTAACAGAAAAAGAATTGGATAAAAAGTTGAAAATCCTGCCAATTCCTACTGAACCAACTCAAGAAGATTACGATTCTTTTGTAGAAAATGCTTTCGAAAGTCCGAAAACAGCGCCACTTTCAACTTTCTCTATAGATGTTGATAATGCTTCTTATACCAATATCAGACGATTTTTAAATAACGGACAGCAAGTTCCGAAAGATGCTGTACGTGTTGAAGAAATGGTTAATTTCTTTAAATACACTTATCCGCAACCAAAAAATGAACATCCGTTTTCTATCAATACAGAAGTGAGCGATTCCCCTTGGAATTCAAACAACAAAATATTGAAAATTGGTTTGCAAGGAAAAAATATTCCAACTCAGGATTTACCAGCTTCAAATCTTGTTTTCTTAATTGATGTTTCTGGGTCTATGGAAGACATGAACAAATTGCCATTACTAAAACAATCATTGAAAATTTTGGTTGACGAATTAAGACCAAAAGACAAAGTGGCAATTGTGGTTTACGCTGGCGCAGCAGGAATGGTTTTGCCTCCAACTTCTGGAGACGATAAAAAAACAATTATTAATGCATTAGACAATTTACAAGCCGGAGGAAGTACAGCTGGAGGAGCAGGAATTGAATTGGCTTATAAAATTGTCGCTGAAAATTTTATTAAAAGCGGAAACAACAGAGTAATCTTGGCTACTGATGGAGATTTTAATGTTGGAAGTTCTTCTAATTCTGATATGGAAAAATTAATTGAAGAGAAAAGAAAAACAGGCGTTTTCTTAACTTGTTTGGGTTATGGAATGGGAAATTACAAGGACAGCAAAATGGAAATCTTGGCTGATAAAGGAAACGGAAATTATGCTTATATCGATAACATTCAAGAAGCAAATCGTTTTTTAGGAAAAGAATTTAAAGGCTCTATGTTTGCTATCGCGAAAGATGTAAAAATTCAAATTGAATTTAATCCGAAACAAGTTCAGGCTTATCGTTTGATTGGATATGAAAACAGAAAATTGCGTCCAGAAGATTTTAAGAATGATGCCATTGATGCTGGAGAATTAGGAAGTAATCATACCGTTACGGCTTTGTATGAAATTATTCCGACTGGAGTAAAAAGCGATTATTTAGCCGAACAGCCAGATAACTTAAAATACACTAAAACAGAAACAAATTCTAATAATTACAATGGAGAATTAGCCACTATTAAATTTCGTTACAAAAAACCTGATGGAGAAAAAAGTATCGAAATGGTTCAGGTAATCGAAAACAAATCGGTTGTTTTAGAAAAAGCAAGTGACGATATGAAGTTTAGTTCTGCCGTAGCTTGGTTTGGATTAAAATTGAGAGATTCAAAATTAATTGCTGACAAATCTTCTGATGAAATTGTAAAACTGGCAAAGCAAGGAAATTCAAATGATGAAGAAGGTTATAAAGCCGAGTTTATTCGTCTAGTGGAAACTTCTAAACAGTATAATTAA
- a CDS encoding GNAT family N-acetyltransferase, which produces MKNPIKTERLILRELELSDAEGMFELDSNPNVNLFVGNRPVKHIDESIEYIKFVQKQYKDLGTGRWAVVLKETNEFIGWSGIKFITDEINNHKNFYELGYRFIEKHWGKGYATEAGRAFIDHAFNKMKVEVLYAYADAGNENSRKILEKLGFHFVNSFDYEEELEVWYELKNPNLL; this is translated from the coding sequence ATGAAAAATCCAATTAAAACGGAACGTCTAATTTTACGGGAACTTGAACTTTCTGATGCTGAAGGAATGTTCGAATTGGATTCTAATCCGAATGTGAATTTATTTGTTGGAAATAGACCTGTAAAACATATTGATGAAAGTATTGAATATATCAAATTTGTTCAGAAACAATACAAAGATCTAGGAACAGGACGTTGGGCTGTTGTTTTAAAAGAAACAAATGAATTTATTGGCTGGTCTGGAATAAAGTTTATTACAGACGAGATAAATAATCATAAAAACTTTTACGAGTTAGGATATCGTTTTATCGAAAAACATTGGGGTAAAGGTTACGCAACCGAAGCAGGAAGAGCTTTTATTGATCATGCTTTTAATAAAATGAAAGTAGAAGTGCTTTATGCTTACGCAGATGCAGGAAACGAAAACTCAAGAAAAATTCTAGAGAAATTGGGCTTTCATTTTGTAAATTCTTTCGATTACGAAGAAGAACTAGAAGTTTGGTACGAACTTAAAAATCCGAACTTACTATAA
- the mtaB gene encoding tRNA (N(6)-L-threonylcarbamoyladenosine(37)-C(2))-methylthiotransferase MtaB: MENRKKVAFYTLGCKLNFSETSTIARNFNDEGFDRVDFEEIADIYVINTCSVTENADKQFKQVVKKAMKLNEKAFVATVGCYAQLKPEELAAVDGVDLVLGATEKFKITDYIHDLSKNDMGEVHSCEIAEADFYVGSYSIGDRTRAFLKVQDGCDYKCTYCTIPLARGISRSDALENVLKNAKEISAQNIREIVLTGVNIGDYGKGEFGNKKHEHTFLDLVQALDKVEGIERLRISSIEPNLLKNETIEFVSKSRTFVPHFHIPLQSGSNDILKLMKRRYLREVYIDRVNKIREVMPHACIGVDVIVGFPGETDEHFLETYHFLNELDISYLHVFTYSERDNTEAVDMEGVVPSNVRAKRSKMLRGLSVKKRRAFYESQLGTNRTVLFESENKEGYIHGFTENYVKVKTPWNPELVNTLQEINLTKIDEDGSVRLEFLNKLAEA; encoded by the coding sequence ATGGAAAATAGAAAAAAAGTTGCCTTTTATACGCTGGGTTGTAAACTGAATTTTTCAGAGACTTCTACAATTGCCAGAAATTTTAATGACGAAGGTTTTGACCGCGTCGATTTTGAAGAAATAGCAGATATTTATGTCATTAATACTTGCTCTGTAACAGAAAATGCAGATAAGCAGTTTAAGCAAGTAGTGAAGAAGGCAATGAAGCTTAACGAAAAAGCTTTTGTTGCGACTGTTGGCTGTTATGCACAATTAAAACCCGAAGAATTAGCAGCAGTTGATGGTGTTGATTTGGTTTTAGGAGCAACAGAGAAATTCAAAATCACAGACTATATTCATGATTTGAGCAAAAATGATATGGGTGAAGTTCACTCATGTGAAATTGCTGAAGCCGATTTTTATGTAGGAAGTTATTCTATTGGAGATCGAACAAGAGCATTTTTAAAAGTTCAAGACGGCTGTGATTATAAATGTACCTATTGCACAATTCCGTTGGCAAGAGGAATTTCTAGAAGTGATGCTTTAGAAAATGTTCTAAAAAATGCCAAAGAAATTTCGGCGCAAAATATTCGTGAAATTGTTTTAACGGGTGTAAATATTGGTGATTACGGAAAAGGAGAGTTCGGAAACAAAAAACACGAACATACTTTTCTAGATTTAGTTCAAGCTTTAGACAAAGTAGAAGGAATTGAACGTTTGAGAATTTCGTCAATCGAACCAAACTTGTTGAAAAATGAGACAATCGAATTTGTTTCTAAAAGCCGAACTTTTGTACCGCATTTCCATATCCCATTACAATCTGGAAGCAATGATATTTTAAAGTTAATGAAGCGTCGTTATTTGCGCGAAGTTTATATTGATCGTGTAAACAAAATTCGCGAAGTAATGCCTCACGCTTGTATTGGTGTCGACGTAATTGTTGGTTTTCCTGGAGAAACAGATGAGCATTTCTTAGAAACCTATCATTTCTTAAACGAATTGGATATTTCGTATTTACACGTATTTACATACTCAGAAAGAGATAATACAGAAGCGGTAGATATGGAAGGCGTTGTTCCTTCAAATGTTAGAGCAAAACGCAGTAAAATGCTTCGAGGCTTATCGGTTAAAAAACGCCGTGCATTCTACGAAAGCCAGTTAGGAACAAACAGAACGGTTCTTTTTGAAAGTGAGAATAAAGAAGGATACATTCACGGATTTACAGAAAACTACGTGAAAGTAAAAACACCTTGGAATCCAGAATTGGTAAATACTTTGCAAGAAATCAATTTAACTAAAATAGACGAAGACGGAAGTGTACGTTTGGAGTTTTTGAATAAATTGGCGGAAGCTTAA
- a CDS encoding 3-ketoacyl-ACP reductase, with the protein MTDLKNKNAFITGAGKGIGKAVAIALAKEGVNLILVSRTKSDIDQLAEETSKLGVKTLALAADVSDINSINAAAEKAIAEFKSIDILINSAGIASFGKFLELEPEAWERIIQVNLMGTYYTTRAIIPNMIERQTGDIINISSTAGLNGNALTSAYSASKFAVLGLTDSLMQEMRKHNIRVTALTPSTVATDMAKDLNLTDGNPEKVMQSEDMADLIIAQLKLNRRVFIKNSSIWSTNP; encoded by the coding sequence ATGACCGACTTAAAAAATAAAAATGCCTTTATTACTGGCGCAGGAAAAGGAATAGGAAAAGCTGTGGCAATTGCTTTGGCAAAAGAAGGTGTAAACCTGATTTTAGTTTCTAGAACTAAAAGTGATATCGATCAACTGGCAGAAGAAACTTCTAAACTGGGCGTAAAAACTTTGGCTTTAGCTGCAGATGTTTCTGATATTAATTCTATAAATGCTGCCGCTGAAAAAGCAATCGCAGAATTTAAAAGTATTGACATCTTAATTAATAGCGCTGGAATTGCTTCTTTTGGGAAGTTCTTAGAATTAGAACCAGAGGCTTGGGAAAGAATTATTCAGGTAAATTTAATGGGAACGTATTATACAACTCGCGCGATTATCCCAAATATGATCGAAAGGCAAACTGGAGACATTATCAATATTTCTTCAACTGCTGGACTAAACGGAAACGCTTTGACAAGTGCTTACAGTGCTTCTAAATTTGCTGTTTTAGGTTTAACTGACTCTTTGATGCAGGAAATGAGAAAACACAATATTCGTGTTACGGCGCTAACGCCAAGTACAGTTGCAACTGACATGGCAAAAGATCTTAATCTTACTGACGGAAACCCAGAAAAAGTAATGCAGTCTGAAGATATGGCAGATTTAATTATTGCTCAACTAAAATTAAATAGAAGAGTATTTATTAAAAACAGCAGTATTTGGTCTACTAATCCTTAA